Proteins co-encoded in one Kribbella qitaiheensis genomic window:
- a CDS encoding SDR family NAD(P)-dependent oxidoreductase, whose protein sequence is MYDLNGRKALVTGGARGLGQGMAEALAKAGASVVIADTAEDLGKAAADSLKDAGATAAFVPLDVTDDANWEAAITATIGELGGLDIVVNNAGVELSGLVVDLDPADIRKMLEINVLGTALGVKHAFRAMRPGGPAGSGGSVVNISSVAATIPFPGIAGYSATKSAVDRLTRVAAMEAGKLGYGVRVNCVYPGLVPTEMGMKLAADMVTLGLWPSAEAAVGDVIGLTPLGRLGEVGDMADAVVFLASDAAKFITGIGLPVDGGMGM, encoded by the coding sequence ATGTACGACCTGAACGGACGGAAGGCACTGGTGACCGGGGGCGCTCGCGGCCTCGGTCAGGGAATGGCAGAGGCGCTGGCCAAGGCGGGCGCGTCGGTAGTGATCGCAGATACCGCCGAGGATCTCGGCAAGGCCGCAGCGGACAGCCTGAAGGACGCCGGTGCGACCGCCGCCTTCGTGCCGCTGGACGTCACCGACGATGCGAACTGGGAAGCGGCGATCACTGCCACCATCGGTGAGCTCGGCGGCCTGGACATCGTGGTGAACAACGCCGGTGTCGAACTGTCCGGCCTGGTCGTCGACCTCGATCCGGCCGACATCCGCAAGATGCTGGAGATCAACGTGCTCGGCACCGCGCTCGGCGTGAAGCACGCGTTCCGGGCGATGCGCCCGGGTGGACCGGCGGGGTCTGGTGGCTCGGTGGTCAACATCTCCAGCGTGGCGGCGACGATCCCCTTCCCGGGCATCGCCGGGTACTCCGCGACCAAGTCGGCCGTCGACCGGCTGACCCGCGTGGCCGCGATGGAGGCCGGCAAGCTCGGCTACGGCGTACGGGTGAACTGTGTCTATCCCGGTCTGGTTCCGACCGAGATGGGGATGAAGCTCGCGGCGGACATGGTCACGCTCGGCCTCTGGCCGTCGGCCGAGGCCGCCGTGGGCGATGTGATCGGCCTGACCCCGCTGGGCCGGCTCGGCGAGGTCGGCGACATGGCCGACGCGGTCGTGTTCCTGGCCTCCGACGCGGCCAAGTTCATCACCGGCATCGGGCTGCCGGTCGACGGCGGAATGGGGATGTGA
- a CDS encoding DUF5938 domain-containing protein produces MTKPVVVYGASGYTGRLVCEYLREFNVPFIAAGRDKARIQEVLDKVPGIDTVDHEVVEVEHEVSALTDLFRGAKVVSNMVGPFVKYGPDVVEAALAAGCHYLDTTGEQDWMLDAQQGWGDKFAAQGLLLSPGVAQMYTTGEIAANICLETPGLDTLDILVLWKGFPTYASTQTIFTILKADWHYLEQNELVKWDPLTTFEVNVPGQHASALALPWGGTSHPVWFKNDPRVANVKVAGGVFDRAVMQGVVEAVKMVESQIKTLPLDQQDAALGEVAASVQASMPPRENPRINTSLDSVHASGPLGRAHCVIHGNSNYKQTGALQAYAAYSLLQQPPRRAGLASACQAFGHRELLGVLRSFGLVLEPVVTIHH; encoded by the coding sequence ATGACCAAACCCGTCGTCGTCTACGGCGCCTCCGGCTACACCGGACGCCTCGTCTGCGAGTACCTGCGCGAGTTCAACGTCCCGTTCATCGCGGCCGGGCGGGACAAGGCCCGGATCCAGGAGGTGCTCGACAAGGTCCCCGGCATCGACACCGTCGACCACGAGGTGGTCGAGGTCGAGCACGAGGTGAGCGCGCTGACGGACCTGTTCCGTGGCGCCAAGGTGGTCAGCAACATGGTCGGCCCGTTCGTGAAGTACGGGCCGGACGTGGTCGAGGCCGCTCTCGCGGCCGGCTGTCACTACCTCGACACCACGGGCGAGCAGGACTGGATGCTCGACGCGCAGCAGGGCTGGGGCGACAAGTTCGCCGCGCAGGGCCTGCTGCTGTCGCCGGGCGTCGCCCAGATGTACACGACGGGCGAGATCGCGGCGAACATCTGCCTGGAGACGCCGGGTCTCGACACGCTCGACATTCTCGTGCTGTGGAAGGGTTTCCCGACCTACGCGTCGACCCAGACGATCTTCACCATCCTGAAGGCGGACTGGCACTACCTCGAGCAGAACGAACTGGTGAAGTGGGACCCACTGACCACCTTCGAGGTGAACGTTCCGGGTCAGCATGCGAGTGCCCTCGCGCTGCCCTGGGGTGGGACGAGCCACCCGGTGTGGTTCAAGAACGACCCCCGGGTGGCCAACGTCAAGGTGGCCGGCGGCGTCTTCGACCGGGCTGTCATGCAAGGCGTGGTCGAGGCGGTGAAGATGGTCGAGAGCCAGATCAAGACGCTTCCCCTCGACCAGCAGGATGCCGCGCTCGGTGAGGTCGCGGCCTCGGTCCAGGCCAGCATGCCGCCCCGGGAGAACCCCCGGATCAACACCTCGCTCGACTCCGTCCACGCGTCGGGGCCGCTCGGGCGCGCACACTGCGTGATCCACGGCAACAGCAACTACAAGCAGACCGGCGCACTCCAGGCGTACGCGGCGTACTCCTTGCTCCAGCAGCCGCCACGTCGCGCCGGACTCGCCTCGGCCTGCCAGGCCTTCGGGCACCGCGAACTGCTCGGCGTACTGCGCAGCTTCGGGCTCGTACTCGAACCGGTCGTGACCATCCACCACTGA
- a CDS encoding acyl-CoA synthetase, with amino-acid sequence MRLFDYLDKGASLGPAEPCLTMNGTSLSYAEVQEFSYQVAHALQKSGISAGEKVAILSANNPISFACVFGISRAGAIWCPINPRNEAPENRELLDSFDCTCLIFQRVFLPLVERILPDLPKLTTVICLDDSLPIATSLADWLDGVPDDPWEAAPLDDTALLVGTGGTTGRPKGVMLTGRNLETMSAITLMGYPFDGRPVYLALAPLTHAAGVLCFPILTLGGEVVIMPAPDLADFLALIERHRVTHTFLPPTLIYMLLSHEALPATDLSSLQCFWYGAAPMSAARLEEALTRIGPVMAQLFGQSEAPMMIATMAPADHFHADGSMAVERFTSAGRPSPLTQVAIMTDDGLLAERGERGEIVVRGSLVMAGYYQNPEATAAASQYGWHHTGDIGFLDEFNYLYIVDRAKDMIITGGFNVYSAEVEQALMAYPAVRDCAVIGMPDEKWGERVTAVLQLHPGLTVTESEVRNFVKSRLGGVKTPKQVIVWDDLPRSKVGKVLKNEVKARLLNQ; translated from the coding sequence GTGCGACTGTTCGACTACCTCGACAAGGGGGCTTCGCTCGGGCCGGCCGAGCCCTGCCTGACGATGAACGGCACCAGCCTGAGCTACGCCGAGGTCCAGGAGTTCTCCTACCAGGTCGCTCACGCTCTGCAGAAGTCCGGGATCTCGGCAGGCGAGAAGGTCGCGATCCTGTCGGCGAACAACCCGATCTCCTTCGCCTGCGTCTTCGGGATCTCCCGGGCCGGCGCGATCTGGTGCCCGATCAATCCCCGCAACGAGGCGCCGGAGAACCGTGAACTACTGGACTCCTTCGACTGCACCTGCCTGATCTTCCAGCGCGTCTTCCTCCCTCTGGTCGAACGGATCCTGCCCGACCTGCCGAAGCTGACCACGGTGATCTGCCTGGACGACTCCTTGCCAATAGCAACGAGCCTCGCCGACTGGCTGGACGGCGTACCGGATGACCCGTGGGAGGCCGCGCCGCTCGACGACACGGCCTTGCTGGTCGGGACCGGTGGGACGACCGGCCGGCCGAAGGGGGTGATGCTGACCGGGCGGAACCTGGAGACCATGTCGGCGATCACCCTGATGGGCTACCCGTTCGACGGCCGGCCGGTGTATCTCGCGCTGGCGCCGCTGACGCATGCGGCCGGCGTGCTGTGCTTCCCGATCCTCACCCTCGGCGGCGAGGTGGTGATCATGCCCGCGCCCGATCTGGCCGACTTCCTCGCCTTGATCGAACGGCACCGGGTCACGCACACGTTCCTGCCGCCGACGCTGATCTACATGCTGCTCTCCCACGAGGCCTTACCTGCAACGGATCTGAGCTCCCTGCAGTGTTTCTGGTACGGCGCCGCGCCGATGTCGGCGGCCCGGCTGGAAGAGGCCCTGACCCGGATCGGCCCGGTGATGGCGCAACTGTTCGGCCAGAGCGAGGCGCCGATGATGATCGCCACGATGGCGCCGGCCGACCATTTCCACGCCGACGGGTCGATGGCCGTCGAGCGGTTCACCTCCGCCGGCCGGCCGAGTCCGCTCACCCAGGTGGCGATCATGACCGACGACGGACTACTGGCCGAACGTGGTGAGCGGGGCGAGATCGTCGTCAGGGGGTCGCTGGTGATGGCCGGTTATTACCAGAACCCCGAGGCGACGGCGGCAGCCTCGCAGTACGGATGGCATCACACGGGGGACATCGGGTTCCTCGACGAGTTCAACTACCTCTACATAGTGGATCGAGCGAAAGACATGATCATCACCGGCGGGTTCAACGTCTATTCGGCCGAGGTCGAGCAGGCGCTGATGGCATATCCGGCCGTACGCGACTGCGCCGTCATCGGGATGCCCGACGAGAAGTGGGGCGAGCGCGTGACCGCGGTACTGCAGTTGCATCCCGGACTGACCGTCACCGAGTCCGAGGTACGGAACTTCGTGAAGAGCCGGCTCGGCGGGGTGAAGACGCCCAAGCAGGTCATCGTCTGGGACGACCTGCCCCGGTCGAAGGTCGGCAAGGTGCTCAAGAACGAGGTGAAGGCACGCCTGCTAAATCAGTAG
- a CDS encoding DinB family protein produces the protein MTVVKRPPLTSDERTQLTGWLDLQRSFVRMKCEDLNETDAHRSLLPTSPLMTMAGLVAHLRWNEYSWFQLNLLGVPDTGQTPWTEDGHPDVEMAVDDVPIAQLLDEYDAECARSNAAIADLSLDAVEQGLYAVKGEAASLRYILCHMIEETARHLGHLDIIRELLDGSTSYDRLSPEQPA, from the coding sequence ATGACCGTAGTGAAGCGTCCCCCGCTGACCTCTGACGAGCGGACCCAACTCACCGGCTGGCTGGATCTGCAACGATCCTTCGTCCGGATGAAATGCGAAGACCTGAACGAGACCGACGCGCATCGCAGCCTGCTGCCGACCTCGCCGTTGATGACGATGGCCGGCCTGGTGGCCCACCTGCGCTGGAACGAGTACTCCTGGTTCCAGCTCAACCTCCTCGGCGTACCGGACACCGGCCAGACGCCGTGGACCGAGGACGGCCATCCCGATGTGGAGATGGCCGTCGACGACGTACCGATCGCTCAGTTGCTGGACGAGTACGACGCCGAGTGCGCGCGCTCGAACGCCGCGATCGCCGATCTGTCCCTGGATGCCGTGGAACAGGGCCTGTACGCCGTGAAGGGGGAAGCCGCGTCGCTGCGGTACATCCTCTGCCACATGATCGAGGAGACCGCGCGGCACCTGGGCCACCTCGACATCATCCGCGAACTGCTGGACGGCTCGACCAGCTACGACCGGCTGTCTCCGGAGCAGCCCGCGTGA
- a CDS encoding DinB family protein, with the protein MTARPPLTGDERTQLTGWLDLQRSLVRGKCEGLDEAAAYRPLLRTSPLMTVAGIVSHLRWIEYSWFHEDLLGVPDTGQTPWTEGGPRNEEMMVAGVPLARLLDEYDEECARSNEIVAGFSLDDVQRAPDPRGDQASVRYILCHMIEETARHVGHLDIIRELLDGKTG; encoded by the coding sequence GTGACGGCACGGCCGCCGTTGACCGGCGACGAGCGGACTCAACTCACCGGCTGGCTCGACCTGCAACGGTCTCTCGTTCGCGGCAAGTGCGAGGGACTCGACGAGGCGGCGGCGTACAGGCCGTTACTGCGGACATCGCCGTTGATGACGGTCGCGGGCATCGTGTCGCATCTGCGCTGGATCGAATACTCCTGGTTCCACGAGGATCTGCTCGGCGTTCCGGACACCGGCCAGACGCCGTGGACCGAGGGCGGTCCCCGGAACGAGGAGATGATGGTGGCCGGCGTCCCGCTCGCCCGGCTGCTGGACGAGTATGACGAGGAGTGCGCTCGCTCGAACGAGATCGTCGCCGGATTCTCCCTCGACGACGTGCAGCGGGCACCTGATCCCCGCGGAGATCAGGCCTCGGTGCGGTACATCCTCTGCCACATGATCGAGGAGACCGCACGGCACGTCGGTCATCTCGACATCATCCGCGAACTGCTGGACGGCAAGACCGGCTAG
- a CDS encoding SRPBCC family protein, with protein sequence MWIHEHTAETAVPRSVVWQALADIDSWTEWDTSMQQIKLAGPFEVGSTVAMTPIGQDPITSTIVEIIENTRYADETSFGGVTLRFSHTLSDLPDGGTRIVHLLEITGASADEIGPQIGPEITSDFPEAMDGLIAYAGKLTLA encoded by the coding sequence ATGTGGATTCACGAGCACACCGCCGAGACCGCCGTACCGCGGAGCGTTGTCTGGCAGGCCTTGGCCGATATCGACAGCTGGACCGAATGGGACACCTCGATGCAGCAGATCAAGCTGGCCGGTCCGTTCGAGGTCGGCAGCACCGTCGCGATGACGCCGATCGGCCAGGACCCGATCACCTCGACGATCGTGGAGATCATCGAGAACACCCGGTACGCCGACGAGACATCCTTCGGCGGCGTCACCCTGCGCTTCAGCCACACTCTCTCCGACCTGCCTGACGGCGGGACCCGGATCGTCCACCTGCTGGAGATCACCGGCGCTTCCGCGGACGAGATCGGCCCTCAGATCGGCCCCGAGATCACCTCCGACTTCCCGGAAGCAATGGACGGCCTGATCGCGTACGCCGGCAAGCTCACCCTCGCGTGA
- a CDS encoding MarR family winged helix-turn-helix transcriptional regulator: MTRYAGGPAESPGFLLWHVTLRWQRAVTAALAPLDLTHVQFVLLACTWWLTEQGHTPNQQDLATQAGTDIKMTSQVLKTLESKGLLERHPSPTDARAKTVHPTPTGKSLARQAITLVESTDESFFTPINTPSLLTTLTALTEP, encoded by the coding sequence GTGACCCGCTATGCGGGCGGCCCCGCCGAAAGCCCCGGCTTCCTCCTCTGGCACGTAACCCTCCGCTGGCAACGCGCAGTAACAGCCGCCCTCGCCCCACTGGACCTAACCCACGTCCAGTTCGTCCTCCTGGCCTGCACCTGGTGGCTGACCGAACAGGGCCACACCCCCAACCAGCAAGACCTCGCCACCCAGGCCGGCACCGACATCAAAATGACCTCCCAGGTCCTGAAAACCCTGGAATCCAAGGGCCTCCTGGAACGCCACCCCTCCCCCACCGACGCCCGAGCCAAAACCGTCCACCCCACCCCCACCGGCAAATCCCTGGCCCGCCAGGCAATAACCCTCGTCGAATCCACCGACGAATCCTTCTTCACGCCGATCAATACGCCCAGCCTTCTCACCACCCTCACCGCTCTGACAGAGCCCTAG
- a CDS encoding DUF433 domain-containing protein, giving the protein MAYKTRMAAALSGASIRQLAYWRRPAGPILVPEVSARPVRYSFRDVVALRTTVYLRQEQISLQRIRRALETLAELGEFGHLSQYRLVAQGNSVVLVDAEETVDLVGRPGQRVTTVLMAAVLRSFPTDATVVPDLLRPRQNLLIDPEIRGGHPVVSGTRVPFDLIAGLVRSGVPAAEIADYYPAVNAPAAHDAADFAGYLDRFNRRRPA; this is encoded by the coding sequence GTGGCTTACAAGACACGGATGGCGGCGGCTCTTTCGGGCGCCTCCATCCGGCAGCTCGCCTACTGGCGACGACCTGCCGGTCCGATCCTCGTTCCCGAGGTGTCCGCTCGCCCGGTGCGCTATTCGTTCCGCGATGTGGTGGCGCTGCGAACCACGGTCTATCTGCGCCAGGAGCAGATCTCCTTGCAGCGCATCCGGCGTGCACTCGAGACCTTGGCCGAGCTCGGCGAGTTCGGCCATCTCTCGCAGTACCGATTGGTGGCTCAGGGCAACAGCGTGGTGCTGGTGGACGCGGAGGAGACCGTCGACCTGGTCGGGCGGCCCGGCCAGCGGGTGACGACTGTCCTGATGGCGGCGGTACTGCGATCGTTCCCTACCGACGCCACCGTCGTCCCTGATCTACTGCGTCCACGCCAGAATCTCCTCATCGACCCTGAGATCCGGGGCGGTCATCCGGTGGTGTCCGGGACCCGAGTGCCGTTCGACCTGATCGCCGGCCTGGTGCGATCCGGAGTGCCGGCAGCCGAGATCGCCGACTACTACCCAGCCGTCAACGCACCGGCCGCCCACGACGCTGCCGACTTCGCCGGCTACCTCGACCGCTTCAACAGGCGCCGCCCAGCCTGA
- a CDS encoding S8 family peptidase: MSRSFGTRRLSAGLAVLALAFTTAGAATAAQAAPYAPAGSTTAAAEPGPLMNYAVNTKASYPHVKRVEQAVKAAGGTVVQSYAQIGVVIAQSTNPDFRTDVRVGRNGREVQSVGATRTAAVSEGPVGSAAGVKLTSAKGLMAGEAAPVADPREAEQWDMKQIKADLAHNVTDGSRRVLVGINDSGVDDTHPDLAPNFDASDSVNCINNGVPDTTAGAWRPTTSSHGTHVAGTVAAARNGVGIVGVAPGVRIASVKVVNDDGFIYPEYAICGWIWAAQHHMDVTNHSYYIDPWEFWCKDSGDQGAVQESVRRAVEFATKKGVLSVAAAGNSNYDLANKTTDNGSPDDSTPAPRQLDNSCLDMPTELPGVITVASTTQAKARSSFSNFGLNKIDVAAPGSGILSTLPGGGYGTMSGTSMASPHVTGVAALMKSTHPWWTPRDLEKALRKEADDTACPTTPDARCTGTTANNAFYGEGIADALDAVTRH, from the coding sequence GTGTCCCGAAGTTTTGGTACCCGCCGGCTGAGTGCCGGACTGGCTGTGCTCGCGTTGGCGTTCACCACGGCCGGCGCCGCAACCGCCGCACAGGCCGCGCCGTACGCGCCGGCCGGATCCACTACGGCAGCGGCCGAGCCCGGTCCGCTGATGAACTACGCGGTCAACACGAAGGCCAGTTACCCGCACGTGAAGCGCGTCGAGCAGGCGGTCAAGGCCGCCGGCGGCACCGTGGTCCAGTCGTACGCCCAGATCGGCGTCGTGATCGCGCAATCGACCAACCCGGACTTCCGTACCGACGTACGGGTCGGCCGCAACGGCCGCGAGGTCCAGTCGGTCGGTGCCACCCGGACTGCCGCTGTCAGCGAAGGCCCGGTCGGCTCCGCTGCCGGCGTCAAGCTGACTTCGGCCAAGGGGCTGATGGCCGGCGAGGCCGCTCCGGTCGCGGATCCGCGCGAGGCCGAGCAGTGGGACATGAAGCAGATCAAAGCTGACCTGGCCCACAACGTCACCGACGGCTCCCGCCGCGTCCTGGTCGGGATCAACGACTCCGGTGTGGACGACACCCACCCGGACCTGGCGCCGAACTTCGACGCCAGCGACTCGGTCAACTGCATCAACAACGGTGTGCCCGACACCACCGCCGGCGCCTGGCGGCCGACAACCAGCTCGCACGGCACGCACGTGGCCGGCACGGTGGCCGCGGCCCGCAACGGCGTCGGCATCGTCGGGGTCGCCCCGGGTGTGCGGATCGCGTCGGTGAAGGTCGTCAACGACGATGGGTTCATCTACCCGGAGTACGCGATCTGCGGTTGGATCTGGGCCGCTCAGCACCACATGGACGTGACGAACCACAGCTACTACATCGACCCGTGGGAATTCTGGTGCAAGGACAGCGGCGACCAGGGCGCGGTCCAGGAGTCGGTCCGGCGCGCGGTCGAATTCGCCACCAAGAAGGGCGTGCTGTCCGTCGCGGCGGCCGGTAACTCCAACTACGACCTGGCCAACAAGACCACCGACAACGGCAGCCCGGACGACAGCACCCCGGCACCGCGGCAGCTCGACAACAGCTGCCTCGACATGCCGACCGAGCTCCCCGGCGTGATCACGGTCGCCAGCACCACCCAGGCGAAGGCACGGAGCAGCTTCTCCAACTTCGGCCTGAACAAGATCGACGTGGCGGCTCCCGGTAGCGGCATCCTGTCCACCCTCCCGGGTGGCGGCTACGGCACCATGAGCGGTACGTCGATGGCATCGCCGCACGTCACCGGCGTGGCCGCCCTGATGAAGTCGACCCACCCGTGGTGGACCCCGCGCGACCTGGAGAAGGCGCTCCGCAAGGAAGCCGACGACACCGCCTGCCCGACCACCCCGGACGCCCGCTGCACCGGCACCACCGCCAACAACGCCTTCTACGGCGAAGGCATCGCAGACGCGCTCGACGCGGTAACCCGCCACTGA
- a CDS encoding GntR family transcriptional regulator: MPEQVPAKVVLGDETIEIARIVAEAGPAVERIPAAERVYAFVKAAILDRVYPGGELLTEGELATAVGVSRTPVREALLRLEESGLVKLYPKKGALVLPVLPQEINDVLEARELIETHAAAKVWPRRKQLVEKLVPLVQEMRKYKKAGDAKSFLEADRAFHEAIVGAAGNEILARLYNSLRDRQVRMGVPGIEVQPARMDKSIAAHQEMIDALCGNSPKRFRELVIAHIHVAAADLRSLQ; the protein is encoded by the coding sequence GTGCCGGAACAAGTGCCGGCGAAGGTGGTGCTGGGGGACGAGACGATCGAGATCGCGCGGATCGTCGCGGAGGCGGGACCGGCCGTGGAGCGGATTCCGGCCGCCGAGCGGGTTTACGCGTTCGTGAAGGCAGCGATCCTGGACCGGGTCTACCCCGGCGGCGAGCTGCTGACCGAGGGAGAGCTGGCCACCGCGGTGGGAGTCTCCCGTACTCCGGTCCGCGAGGCGCTGCTGCGGCTGGAGGAGTCCGGCCTGGTCAAGCTGTACCCGAAGAAGGGCGCGCTGGTCCTGCCGGTGCTGCCGCAGGAGATCAACGACGTCCTCGAGGCGCGCGAGCTGATCGAGACGCACGCCGCCGCGAAGGTCTGGCCGCGGCGCAAGCAGCTGGTCGAGAAGCTGGTCCCGCTGGTCCAGGAGATGCGCAAGTACAAGAAGGCCGGCGACGCGAAGAGCTTCCTGGAGGCCGACCGGGCCTTCCACGAGGCCATCGTCGGTGCCGCCGGCAACGAGATCCTGGCCAGGCTGTACAACAGCCTCCGCGACCGGCAGGTCCGGATGGGCGTACCCGGTATCGAGGTCCAGCCGGCCCGGATGGACAAGTCCATCGCCGCGCACCAGGAGATGATCGACGCCCTCTGCGGGAACAGCCCCAAGCGGTTCCGCGAGCTCGTCATCGCGCACATCCACGTCGCCGCGGCGGATCTGCGGAGCCTGCAGTGA
- a CDS encoding MFS transporter has translation MTELLFPLGGRRAWAVWATAVFTYLVTVLHRGSMSVAGLQAAERFHISASALASFTVVQLTVYAAMQVPVGILLDRYGSRRLLIAASGLLFVAQSAFSLVDSYPAALAARAVLGVGDALVFISVLRVVMSWFPALRQPVMSQATGMLGGIGAIVSTVPMAAAFSAFGWTATFAGASVLSLVTGLAVIFLLRNSPYDEPLHRTKQSLSEVRHNLRRAWREPGTRLGLWTHFTTSFSGSTFGLLWGYPFLVRGEGLAPTTAASLLILPVLAGLCYGPLVGRYAAKFPFYRSWIVLAVIAGSVTMWTVVLAWPGRAPMPVLLLLIVVQAAGGPGSMLGLDYARTFNPSTRFGAANGMVNTGGFIATLICIGMVGVLLDASSGGATQTIGDFKWALTFQYVLWAIGTVQILRYRRRARATLARYNPEVYEALRANQVVPLTS, from the coding sequence GTGACCGAGCTCCTCTTCCCCCTGGGCGGTCGTCGGGCCTGGGCGGTGTGGGCGACGGCTGTCTTCACCTACCTCGTCACCGTCCTCCACCGCGGCTCGATGAGCGTCGCCGGTCTGCAGGCGGCCGAGCGGTTCCACATCTCCGCCTCCGCGCTCGCCAGCTTCACCGTCGTCCAGCTGACCGTGTACGCCGCCATGCAGGTGCCCGTCGGCATTCTCCTGGACCGCTACGGATCCAGGCGACTGCTGATCGCCGCGTCCGGGCTGCTCTTCGTCGCCCAGTCCGCATTCAGCCTGGTCGACTCGTACCCCGCAGCGCTCGCGGCCCGCGCAGTACTGGGTGTCGGCGATGCACTCGTGTTCATCAGCGTCCTCCGCGTCGTGATGTCCTGGTTCCCGGCGCTCCGGCAGCCGGTGATGTCGCAGGCGACCGGAATGCTCGGCGGTATCGGCGCGATCGTGTCGACCGTGCCGATGGCCGCCGCGTTCAGCGCGTTCGGCTGGACCGCCACCTTCGCCGGCGCGAGCGTGCTCAGCCTGGTCACAGGGCTGGCGGTGATTTTCCTGCTGAGGAACAGCCCGTACGACGAGCCGCTGCACCGCACGAAGCAGTCGCTGTCGGAGGTGCGCCACAACCTGCGCAGGGCCTGGAGGGAGCCGGGCACACGACTCGGCCTCTGGACGCACTTCACCACCAGCTTCTCCGGCTCCACGTTCGGCCTGCTCTGGGGCTACCCGTTCCTCGTCCGGGGCGAAGGCCTCGCTCCGACGACTGCGGCGTCCCTGCTGATCCTGCCCGTGCTGGCCGGCCTCTGTTACGGCCCGCTGGTCGGCCGGTACGCCGCGAAGTTCCCCTTCTACCGGTCCTGGATCGTCCTCGCGGTGATCGCGGGATCCGTGACGATGTGGACCGTAGTACTGGCGTGGCCCGGGCGGGCTCCGATGCCGGTGCTGCTCCTGCTGATCGTCGTACAGGCAGCCGGTGGCCCCGGCTCGATGCTCGGGCTGGACTACGCGCGGACCTTCAACCCGTCGACCCGCTTCGGCGCCGCCAACGGGATGGTCAACACCGGCGGGTTCATCGCGACGCTGATCTGCATCGGCATGGTCGGCGTACTGCTGGACGCATCGTCGGGCGGAGCGACGCAGACCATCGGCGACTTCAAGTGGGCGCTTACCTTCCAGTACGTGCTGTGGGCGATCGGGACGGTGCAGATCCTGCGGTACCGCCGCCGCGCCCGCGCCACGCTGGCCAGGTACAACCCGGAGGTCTACGAGGCGCTCCGCGCCAATCAGGTCGTCCCCCTCACCAGCTGA
- a CDS encoding ATP-binding cassette domain-containing protein: protein MSTTNQVAISAEGLVKKYGTTTALDGVDLTVPTGTVLGVLGPNGAGKTTAVRILGTLLRPDAGHATVGGFDVVREASRVREIIGLTGQYASVDEDMSGRRNLAMIGRLLGMPRAQAKARAGELLERFELSDAGDRIAKTYSGGMRRRLDLAASLVGNPSILYLDEPTTGLDPHARNGVWETIRNLVLDGTTVLLTTQYLEEADALADSIMVFDKGKVVASGRPAELKAQAGRQTLDVRPAEPGHLERVAAIVAESVGVRPKVDVVNALVSVPVPDGTSMPVVVRRLDEAGIAVTELSLRLPSLDEVFLALVGHAAVQDTVVLEGAVR from the coding sequence ATGTCCACTACGAACCAGGTCGCCATCTCGGCCGAAGGTCTGGTCAAGAAATATGGCACCACCACTGCGCTGGACGGCGTGGACCTGACCGTGCCGACCGGCACCGTGCTCGGTGTCCTCGGTCCGAACGGCGCCGGCAAGACCACGGCGGTCCGGATCCTCGGCACGCTGCTGCGGCCGGACGCCGGGCACGCGACGGTCGGCGGGTTCGACGTCGTCCGCGAGGCCTCCCGGGTCCGCGAGATCATCGGCCTGACCGGCCAGTACGCGTCGGTCGACGAGGACATGTCCGGCCGGCGCAACCTGGCCATGATCGGCCGCTTGCTCGGGATGCCCCGGGCCCAGGCCAAGGCCCGGGCGGGCGAACTGCTGGAGCGGTTCGAGCTCTCCGACGCCGGTGACCGGATCGCCAAGACCTACTCCGGCGGGATGCGGCGCCGCCTCGACCTGGCCGCGAGCCTGGTCGGTAACCCGAGCATCCTGTACCTCGACGAGCCAACCACGGGTCTCGACCCGCACGCCCGCAACGGGGTGTGGGAGACCATCCGCAACCTGGTCCTCGATGGAACCACCGTGCTGCTGACCACGCAGTACCTGGAAGAGGCCGATGCGCTGGCCGACTCGATCATGGTGTTCGACAAGGGCAAGGTGGTGGCCTCCGGCCGTCCGGCCGAGCTCAAGGCGCAGGCGGGCCGGCAGACCCTCGACGTACGACCGGCCGAGCCGGGTCACCTCGAGCGGGTCGCCGCGATCGTCGCCGAGTCGGTCGGGGTTCGTCCGAAGGTCGACGTGGTGAACGCCCTGGTCAGCGTGCCGGTCCCGGACGGCACCTCGATGCCGGTGGTGGTTCGCCGGCTCGACGAGGCCGGGATCGCCGTCACCGAACTGTCCCTGCGGCTGCCCAGCCTCGACGAGGTGTTCCTCGCCCTGGTCGGCCACGCCGCCGTCCAAGACACCGTAGTACTGGAAGGAGCGGTCCGATGA